A single Equus asinus isolate D_3611 breed Donkey chromosome 21, EquAss-T2T_v2, whole genome shotgun sequence DNA region contains:
- the VILL gene encoding villin-like protein isoform X2 translates to MDINKGLPAIQSHKDLHVWIIENLKMVPVPERAYGNFFEEHCYIVLHVPQSLKATQRVSNDLHYWVGKQAGADAQGAAETFVQHLQEALHDAPVQHREAQEHESDCFRSYFRPGIIYRKGGLACGLKHVETDMYNIQRLLHIQGRKHVSATEVELSWNSFNEGDIFLLDLGKVMIQWNGPKTSIAEKARGLALTCSLQDRERGGRAQIGVVDDEVEATDLMQIMEAVLGCRVGNLHTAMPDKSINQLQKANVRLYHVYEKGKDLVVQELATSPLTQDLLQEEDCYILDQGGFKIYVWQGRTSSLQEKKAAFTRALGFIQAKGYPAHTNVEVVNDGAESAAFKQLFRTWSNEQRRNNPRGMGKGVQVKPDVGKLRSQPELAAQLRMVDDGSGKVEMWCIQDSCRQPMDPKHHGQLCADSCYLVLYAYQNMGRVQYMLYLWQGDTGHNEKGQPASTTRLFQVQGTDSYNTRTMEVPARASALNSSDIFLLVTPDICYLWFGKGCSGDQREMARMVVTVISRKNEETVLEGQEPPHFWEALGGRAPYPSNKRLPEDVSSFQPRLFECSSQTGHVVLMEVMFFSQEDLDKYDIMLLDTWQEIFLWLGQAASEWKKEAVAWGREYLKTHPAGRSPATPIVLVKQGHEPPTFTGWFLSWDPYKWTNNQSYEEVVEGSLGATSAVSEITAEVKNFQLSRWPSHGRASPLALQALKGSQDSSKSELELGPKAGSSNSSSTSTRTTASTSTRTSASSSTSTTTSSSTSTYHSSPRSMVSGNLPREQLMHQAAEDLPDGVDPAHKEFYLSDSDFQDIFGKSKEEFYSMAKWKQQQEKKQLGFF, encoded by the exons ATGGACATCAACAAGGGCCTCCCAGCCATCCAGAGCCATAAAGACCTCCACGTATGGATCATTGAG AACCTGAAGATGGTGCCAGTACCGGAGAGGGCTTATGGGAACTTCTTTGAGGAACACTGCTACATTGTCCTCCAC GTCCCCCAGAGCCTGAAGGCCACACAGCGGGTGTCCAACGACCTGCATTACTGGGTCGGGAAGCAGGCAGGTGCGGACGCGCAAGGTGCGGCGGAGACCTTTGTGCAGCATCTACAGGAGGCGCTGCATGACGCCCCCGTGCAGCACCGGGAGGCTCAGGAGCACGAGTCCGACTGTTTCCGCAGCTACTTCCGCCCTGGAATCAT CTACAGGAAGGGAGGCCTAGCCTGTGGCCTCAAGCACGTGGAGACCGACATGTACAACATCCAGCGACTGCTGCACATCCAAGGGAggaagcacgtgtcagccaccGAG GTGGAGCTCTCCTGGAACAGCTTTAACGAGGGTGACATCTTCCTGCTGGACCTGGGGAAGGTGATGATCCAGTGGAACGGGCCCAAGACCAGCATTGCTGAGAAGGCGCGG GGCCTGGCCTTGACCTGCAGCCTCCAGGACAGGGAGCGTGGTGGTCGTGCACAGATCGGTGTGGTGGATGATGAGGTCGAAGCCACTGACCTCATGCAGATCATGGAAGCTGTGCTGGGCTGCAGAGTGGGCAACCTGCACACAGCCATGCCCGACAAGAGTATTAACCAGCTGCAGAAGGCCAATGTCCGCCTCTACCA TGTCTACGAGAAGGGCAAGGACCTGGTGGTCCAGGAGTTGGCGACCTCCCCACTGACCCAAGACCTACTGCAGGAGGAG GACTGCTACATCCTGGACCAGGGTGGTTTCAAGATCTACGTGTGGCAGGGACGCACGTCCAGCCTCCAGGAGAAAAAGGCTGCCTTCACTCGGGCTCTG GGCTTCATCCAGGCCAAGGGCTACCCGGCCCACACCAACGTGGAGGTGGTGAACGACGGCGCCGAGTCGGCCGCCTTCAAGCAGCTCTTCCGGACGTGGTCTAACGAACAACGCAGGAACAACCCCAGAGGGATGG GTAAAGGGGTTCAGGTAAAGCCGGACGTGGGCAAACTGCGCAGCCAGCCTGAGCTAGCGGCTCAGCTCAGAATGGTGGATGACGGCTCCGGGAAGGTGGAG ATGTGGTGCATCCAGGACTCATGCAGGCAGCCCATGGATCCCAAGCATCATGGACAGCTGTGTGCAGACAGCTGCTACCTTGTACTCTACGCATACCAGAACATGGGCCGTGTCCAGTACATGCTGTACCTATGGCAG GGGGACACAGGGCACAATGAGAAGGGGCAGCCGGCATCCACCACGAGGCTCTTCCAGGTGCAAGGCACCGACAGCTACAACACCAGGACCATGGAGGTGCCAGCCCGTGCCTCAGCCCTCAACTCCAGCGACATCTTCTTGCTGGTCACACCTGACATCTGCTACCTCTGGTTTGGGAAG GGCTGTAGCGGTGACCAGCGTGAGATGGCACGGATGGTGGTCACTGTCATCTCCAGGAAGAATGAGGAAACGGTGCTAGAGGGTCAGGAGCCTCCCCACTtctgggaggccctgggaggccggGCTCCCTACCCCAGCAACAAGAG GCTCCCTGAGGACGTCTCCAGCTTCCAGCCGCGACTGTTTGAGTGCTCCAGCCAGACGGGCCACGTGGTCCTCATGGAAGTGATGTTCTTTAGCCAAGAGGACCTGGACAAGTACGACATCATGTTGCTTGACACCTGGCAGGAG ATCTTCCTGTGGCTTGGGCAAGCTGCAAGCgagtggaagaaggaggcagTGGCCTGGGGCAGGGAGTACCTGAAGACCCATCCGGCGGGGAGGAGCCCGGCCACGCCCATCGTGCTGGTCAAGCAGGGCCACGAGCCTCCCACCTTCACTGGATGGTTCCTTTCCTGGGACCCCTACAAGTGGACC AACAACCAGTCTTATGAGGAGGTGGTGGAGGGCAGCCTGGGAGCAACATCTGCCGTCTCTGAGATAACAGCA GAAGTCAAAAACTTCCAGCTGTCCAGATGGCCAAGCCATGGCAGGGCAAGCCCCTTGGCCCTACAAGCCCTCAAGGGCTCCCAGGACAGCTCAAAGAGTGAGCTGGAGCTAGGCCCCAAGgcaggcagcagcaacagcagcagcaccagcaccAGGACCACTGCCAGCACCAGCACTAGGACCAGCGCCAGCTCCAGCACCAGCACTACAACCAGCTCCAGCACCAGCACCTACCACAGCAGCCCCAGATCCATGGTCAGTGGGAACCTGCCTCGCGAACAGCTGATGCACCAGGCCGCCGAGGACCTGCCAGATGGCGTGGACCCAGCCCACAAAGAG TTCTATCTCTCAGACTCTGACTTCCAAGATATCTTTGGGAAATCCAAGGAAGAATTCTACAGCATGGCCAAGtggaagcagcagcaggagaaaaAGCAGCTTGGTTTCTTCTGA
- the VILL gene encoding villin-like protein isoform X1 — translation MDINKGLPAIQSHKDLHVWIIENLKMVPVPERAYGNFFEEHCYIVLHVPQSLKATQRVSNDLHYWVGKQAGADAQGAAETFVQHLQEALHDAPVQHREAQEHESDCFRSYFRPGIIYRKGGLACGLKHVETDMYNIQRLLHIQGRKHVSATEVELSWNSFNEGDIFLLDLGKVMIQWNGPKTSIAEKARGLALTCSLQDRERGGRAQIGVVDDEVEATDLMQIMEAVLGCRVGNLHTAMPDKSINQLQKANVRLYHVYEKGKDLVVQELATSPLTQDLLQEEDCYILDQGGFKIYVWQGRTSSLQEKKAAFTRALGFIQAKGYPAHTNVEVVNDGAESAAFKQLFRTWSNEQRRNNPRGMGKGVQVKPDVGKLRSQPELAAQLRMVDDGSGKVEMWCIQDSCRQPMDPKHHGQLCADSCYLVLYAYQNMGRVQYMLYLWQGPQASAHEIKALNCNAEELDLMYHGALVQEHVTMGSEPPHFLAILKGQLVVFQGDTGHNEKGQPASTTRLFQVQGTDSYNTRTMEVPARASALNSSDIFLLVTPDICYLWFGKGCSGDQREMARMVVTVISRKNEETVLEGQEPPHFWEALGGRAPYPSNKRLPEDVSSFQPRLFECSSQTGHVVLMEVMFFSQEDLDKYDIMLLDTWQEIFLWLGQAASEWKKEAVAWGREYLKTHPAGRSPATPIVLVKQGHEPPTFTGWFLSWDPYKWTNNQSYEEVVEGSLGATSAVSEITAEVKNFQLSRWPSHGRASPLALQALKGSQDSSKSELELGPKAGSSNSSSTSTRTTASTSTRTSASSSTSTTTSSSTSTYHSSPRSMVSGNLPREQLMHQAAEDLPDGVDPAHKEFYLSDSDFQDIFGKSKEEFYSMAKWKQQQEKKQLGFF, via the exons ATGGACATCAACAAGGGCCTCCCAGCCATCCAGAGCCATAAAGACCTCCACGTATGGATCATTGAG AACCTGAAGATGGTGCCAGTACCGGAGAGGGCTTATGGGAACTTCTTTGAGGAACACTGCTACATTGTCCTCCAC GTCCCCCAGAGCCTGAAGGCCACACAGCGGGTGTCCAACGACCTGCATTACTGGGTCGGGAAGCAGGCAGGTGCGGACGCGCAAGGTGCGGCGGAGACCTTTGTGCAGCATCTACAGGAGGCGCTGCATGACGCCCCCGTGCAGCACCGGGAGGCTCAGGAGCACGAGTCCGACTGTTTCCGCAGCTACTTCCGCCCTGGAATCAT CTACAGGAAGGGAGGCCTAGCCTGTGGCCTCAAGCACGTGGAGACCGACATGTACAACATCCAGCGACTGCTGCACATCCAAGGGAggaagcacgtgtcagccaccGAG GTGGAGCTCTCCTGGAACAGCTTTAACGAGGGTGACATCTTCCTGCTGGACCTGGGGAAGGTGATGATCCAGTGGAACGGGCCCAAGACCAGCATTGCTGAGAAGGCGCGG GGCCTGGCCTTGACCTGCAGCCTCCAGGACAGGGAGCGTGGTGGTCGTGCACAGATCGGTGTGGTGGATGATGAGGTCGAAGCCACTGACCTCATGCAGATCATGGAAGCTGTGCTGGGCTGCAGAGTGGGCAACCTGCACACAGCCATGCCCGACAAGAGTATTAACCAGCTGCAGAAGGCCAATGTCCGCCTCTACCA TGTCTACGAGAAGGGCAAGGACCTGGTGGTCCAGGAGTTGGCGACCTCCCCACTGACCCAAGACCTACTGCAGGAGGAG GACTGCTACATCCTGGACCAGGGTGGTTTCAAGATCTACGTGTGGCAGGGACGCACGTCCAGCCTCCAGGAGAAAAAGGCTGCCTTCACTCGGGCTCTG GGCTTCATCCAGGCCAAGGGCTACCCGGCCCACACCAACGTGGAGGTGGTGAACGACGGCGCCGAGTCGGCCGCCTTCAAGCAGCTCTTCCGGACGTGGTCTAACGAACAACGCAGGAACAACCCCAGAGGGATGG GTAAAGGGGTTCAGGTAAAGCCGGACGTGGGCAAACTGCGCAGCCAGCCTGAGCTAGCGGCTCAGCTCAGAATGGTGGATGACGGCTCCGGGAAGGTGGAG ATGTGGTGCATCCAGGACTCATGCAGGCAGCCCATGGATCCCAAGCATCATGGACAGCTGTGTGCAGACAGCTGCTACCTTGTACTCTACGCATACCAGAACATGGGCCGTGTCCAGTACATGCTGTACCTATGGCAG GGCCCCCAGGCCAGCGCACATGAGATAAAGGCCCTGAACTGCAACGCTGAGGAGCTGGACCTCATGTACCACGGAGCCCTGGTGCAGGAGCATGTGACCATGGGCAGTGAGCCCCCCCACTTCCTTGCCATCCTCAAGGGCCAGCTGGTGGTCTTCCAG GGGGACACAGGGCACAATGAGAAGGGGCAGCCGGCATCCACCACGAGGCTCTTCCAGGTGCAAGGCACCGACAGCTACAACACCAGGACCATGGAGGTGCCAGCCCGTGCCTCAGCCCTCAACTCCAGCGACATCTTCTTGCTGGTCACACCTGACATCTGCTACCTCTGGTTTGGGAAG GGCTGTAGCGGTGACCAGCGTGAGATGGCACGGATGGTGGTCACTGTCATCTCCAGGAAGAATGAGGAAACGGTGCTAGAGGGTCAGGAGCCTCCCCACTtctgggaggccctgggaggccggGCTCCCTACCCCAGCAACAAGAG GCTCCCTGAGGACGTCTCCAGCTTCCAGCCGCGACTGTTTGAGTGCTCCAGCCAGACGGGCCACGTGGTCCTCATGGAAGTGATGTTCTTTAGCCAAGAGGACCTGGACAAGTACGACATCATGTTGCTTGACACCTGGCAGGAG ATCTTCCTGTGGCTTGGGCAAGCTGCAAGCgagtggaagaaggaggcagTGGCCTGGGGCAGGGAGTACCTGAAGACCCATCCGGCGGGGAGGAGCCCGGCCACGCCCATCGTGCTGGTCAAGCAGGGCCACGAGCCTCCCACCTTCACTGGATGGTTCCTTTCCTGGGACCCCTACAAGTGGACC AACAACCAGTCTTATGAGGAGGTGGTGGAGGGCAGCCTGGGAGCAACATCTGCCGTCTCTGAGATAACAGCA GAAGTCAAAAACTTCCAGCTGTCCAGATGGCCAAGCCATGGCAGGGCAAGCCCCTTGGCCCTACAAGCCCTCAAGGGCTCCCAGGACAGCTCAAAGAGTGAGCTGGAGCTAGGCCCCAAGgcaggcagcagcaacagcagcagcaccagcaccAGGACCACTGCCAGCACCAGCACTAGGACCAGCGCCAGCTCCAGCACCAGCACTACAACCAGCTCCAGCACCAGCACCTACCACAGCAGCCCCAGATCCATGGTCAGTGGGAACCTGCCTCGCGAACAGCTGATGCACCAGGCCGCCGAGGACCTGCCAGATGGCGTGGACCCAGCCCACAAAGAG TTCTATCTCTCAGACTCTGACTTCCAAGATATCTTTGGGAAATCCAAGGAAGAATTCTACAGCATGGCCAAGtggaagcagcagcaggagaaaaAGCAGCTTGGTTTCTTCTGA